A single Silvibacterium dinghuense DNA region contains:
- the rodA gene encoding rod shape-determining protein RodA, protein MRRFLSFRDFDWTLLGFVLLLSIISIFEIYSATLHTKFVGFYKSQILWILGGLVAMFIVSAIDYHRLLDIIHWVYGFFLLSLVAVITVGTKVLGARRWIKLPGGIHFQPSEWVKFVLIIAVTRYFVGLSGKELTWGDIFKGMALVGVPMLLVLKQPDLGTALTYSPILLAGLFLGGIDWKKAAILILAGLLLVGVAFSSSKILKPYQKARLTSFLNPDADPKGGGYQIRQSLIAVGDGGVFGRGALKGTQTQGDFLPIPYTDFIFAAFAEEHGFVGCVLVLLLYFLVLMRLIQNAQTASDLPGTFLIMGVVAVLIFQIAVNVGMVLGLMPVTGIPLPLMSYGGSSVLFTFLALGMVMNVRMSRFVN, encoded by the coding sequence ATGCGGCGCTTCCTTTCCTTTCGCGACTTTGACTGGACCCTGCTGGGGTTCGTCCTTTTGCTTTCCATTATCAGCATCTTCGAGATTTACTCGGCGACCCTGCACACCAAGTTTGTCGGCTTCTATAAATCTCAGATTTTGTGGATTTTAGGTGGCCTTGTCGCGATGTTCATTGTCTCGGCCATCGACTATCACCGGCTGCTCGACATCATCCACTGGGTTTACGGCTTTTTTCTGTTGTCCCTGGTTGCGGTTATCACCGTCGGGACCAAGGTGCTGGGTGCGCGGCGATGGATCAAGCTCCCGGGAGGCATCCATTTTCAGCCCTCCGAATGGGTGAAATTCGTGTTGATCATTGCCGTCACACGCTATTTTGTGGGGCTGTCCGGCAAGGAACTGACCTGGGGCGACATCTTCAAAGGCATGGCGCTGGTCGGCGTACCGATGCTGCTGGTGCTCAAGCAGCCCGATCTTGGCACGGCGCTGACGTACTCGCCGATCCTGCTGGCCGGCCTGTTTCTCGGTGGGATCGACTGGAAGAAAGCGGCGATCCTCATCCTGGCCGGGCTGCTGCTGGTGGGGGTAGCGTTTTCGAGCTCGAAGATCCTCAAGCCGTATCAGAAGGCGCGCCTGACGAGCTTTCTGAACCCGGATGCCGACCCCAAGGGCGGCGGCTACCAGATCCGCCAGTCTCTGATCGCGGTGGGTGACGGCGGTGTCTTCGGGCGCGGCGCGCTTAAAGGGACGCAGACACAGGGCGACTTTCTGCCTATCCCCTATACGGACTTCATCTTCGCGGCCTTTGCCGAGGAGCACGGGTTTGTGGGTTGCGTGCTTGTGTTGCTGCTATACTTTCTGGTATTGATGCGTTTGATTCAGAACGCACAGACAGCCTCGGACCTCCCAGGCACGTTCCTGATTATGGGCGTGGTGGCCGTGCTGATCTTCCAGATCGCGGTCAATGTCGGAATGGTTCTCGGGCTGATGCCGGTCACCGGGATTCCTCTCCCGTTAATGAGTTACGGAGGATCGTCGGTGCTGTTCACGTTTCTCGCTCTGGGCATGGTGATGAATGTCCGCATGAGCCGCTTCGTGAACTGA
- the mrdA gene encoding penicillin-binding protein 2, protein MKQFIEKFRRPPAGQDARDLLAREADLPAIKLTVFQYVIVAVMAVLIFGLWRLQVVNAESWHALAEANRVRKVPILAPRGQLLDRDGRLLVDNYPSVSAFLVREQGHNLEPDLPLIARGLHMTVDDIHAILKKYRTAPKYQPLPLKQDITPDEQEFIEAHRDEMPELETVDEQRRLYPKDGFAANLIGYVGEVSEEMLNDPRYAYYEPGDVVGKSGVEESYDAILRGQDGSRDVLVDSHGREVGKLGTERSVPGKNLKLTIDMDIQRAAENALGDREGAIVALDPHTGEVLAMVSRPTFDPNQFAVRIGRDEWNKLITDPDHPLLNKAIQAQSPPGSTFKILMSVAGLEQHVAQDLKVNCQGGASFYGHFYGCDHHHGNVDIHNAIPLSCDTYYYTLAVRLGIDTIAKYAHEFGFGQKTGIDLPDEITGVMPSTEWKLKTFHEKWFAGETVSVGIGQGAVAATPIQLARALGGIASGGVLKRPHVVFPSELPPEYRQAILDSFPGSGDVTIPIDPESWETITDGMAATTDASRGGTAYASHLEGIDFAGKTGTAQVVNHSAGTTSVSSIKSQRANAWFVGMAPRRNPDIVVAVFWQHGGWGSGSAHLAAKVIEAFVDKQRRLDHNLVAQQVQPVEVGAVWSQPDDPAGFGGKPVDPHAKHGDPMESAYAGHFFLHVPEEPKAAKGAAAASALAEAVR, encoded by the coding sequence GTGAAGCAGTTCATCGAAAAATTCCGCCGTCCGCCTGCGGGGCAGGATGCCAGGGATCTTCTGGCCCGGGAAGCCGATCTGCCGGCTATCAAGCTTACGGTCTTTCAATATGTGATCGTTGCGGTGATGGCGGTGCTGATCTTCGGCCTCTGGCGGCTGCAGGTCGTCAATGCGGAAAGCTGGCATGCGCTGGCCGAGGCGAACCGTGTCCGCAAGGTGCCGATTCTCGCCCCGCGCGGCCAGTTACTGGATCGCGACGGACGCCTGCTGGTCGACAATTACCCCTCGGTTTCGGCCTTTCTGGTGCGGGAACAGGGGCATAATCTCGAACCCGATCTTCCGTTGATCGCACGCGGCCTGCACATGACCGTGGATGATATCCACGCCATCCTGAAGAAGTACCGGACGGCACCGAAGTATCAGCCGTTGCCGCTCAAGCAGGACATCACGCCCGATGAGCAGGAGTTCATCGAGGCGCACCGCGACGAAATGCCCGAGCTTGAAACGGTCGATGAGCAGCGGCGCCTTTATCCCAAGGATGGTTTTGCGGCCAATCTTATCGGCTACGTCGGCGAAGTCAGCGAAGAGATGTTGAACGATCCTCGCTATGCTTACTACGAGCCGGGCGACGTGGTCGGCAAGTCGGGCGTGGAGGAGTCTTACGACGCGATTCTGCGCGGGCAGGACGGCTCGCGCGATGTGCTGGTGGACAGCCATGGCCGCGAAGTCGGCAAGCTGGGCACCGAGCGCTCGGTGCCGGGCAAGAATCTGAAGCTGACCATCGATATGGATATCCAGCGGGCCGCCGAGAATGCGCTTGGCGACCGCGAGGGCGCGATTGTGGCGCTCGATCCGCATACCGGCGAGGTGCTGGCCATGGTCAGCCGGCCGACCTTCGATCCCAACCAGTTCGCCGTCAGGATCGGCCGCGACGAGTGGAACAAGCTCATTACCGATCCGGACCATCCGCTGCTCAACAAGGCGATCCAGGCGCAGTCCCCTCCGGGCTCGACCTTCAAGATCCTCATGTCGGTGGCGGGCCTCGAGCAGCATGTCGCGCAGGATCTGAAGGTGAACTGCCAGGGCGGCGCGAGCTTTTACGGGCATTTCTACGGTTGCGACCACCACCACGGCAACGTGGACATCCACAACGCGATTCCTCTTTCCTGCGATACGTATTACTACACGCTGGCGGTGAGGCTGGGCATCGATACCATCGCGAAGTACGCGCATGAGTTCGGCTTCGGCCAGAAGACGGGCATCGATCTGCCGGATGAGATCACCGGCGTAATGCCTTCGACCGAATGGAAGCTCAAGACCTTCCATGAGAAGTGGTTCGCGGGCGAGACGGTCTCGGTCGGCATCGGCCAGGGAGCGGTGGCGGCCACGCCGATCCAGCTGGCGCGCGCGCTGGGAGGCATCGCTTCAGGCGGCGTTCTCAAGCGGCCGCACGTGGTCTTCCCGAGCGAGCTGCCGCCGGAGTACCGTCAGGCCATCCTCGACTCGTTTCCCGGCTCGGGTGACGTGACAATTCCCATCGATCCGGAGAGCTGGGAGACGATCACCGACGGCATGGCCGCGACGACGGATGCGAGCAGGGGCGGCACGGCCTACGCCTCGCACCTGGAAGGGATCGATTTTGCAGGTAAGACGGGGACGGCGCAGGTTGTGAACCACAGTGCAGGCACGACCAGCGTGTCGTCGATCAAGAGCCAGCGCGCCAATGCCTGGTTCGTGGGCATGGCTCCGCGGCGCAATCCGGACATTGTGGTAGCGGTCTTCTGGCAGCATGGCGGCTGGGGATCGGGTTCGGCGCACCTGGCGGCCAAGGTGATTGAGGCCTTTGTCGATAAGCAGCGCCGCCTGGATCACAATCTCGTCGCCCAGCAGGTGCAGCCGGTCGAGGTAGGCGCGGTCTGGTCGCAACCGGATGATCCTGCAGGTTTTGGAGGCAAGCCGGTCGATCCGCATGCGAAGCATGGAGACCCGATGGAATCGGCTTATGCCGGGCATTTCTTCCTGCATGTGCCGGAGGAGCCGAAGGCGGCCAAGGGTGCGGCGGCAGCGAGCGCGTTGGCGGAGGCGGTGCGGTAG
- the mreC gene encoding rod shape-determining protein MreC, producing MESFFTRYKNALVLLLVLVVQLLALAVQVKRPQSLGGTTDSGDPRAVSMLRYAVVTVITPPEKLLRNFGGWIEGIWLGYIDLIHVRRDNADLHGEIERLRLEQASVAEDAKQAQRLQALLGFKEKYIYKTVPAQVVGSSGTEQSGIVYIDKGSDDGIEPDMPVVTQDGIVGRIKEVFPSTSQLMLISDSTSGVGVILETTRIRGVLKGAPFGGVQVVNVSPDERIKAGETILTSGGDQIFPRGLPVGTVVKMQPDPDRDPLQDVIVKPAAHLSELEEVLIITNMGDAASAQEAKDLAESEAEGVAAQKRASDILSERLPNRIDQGAPSDTNPDSNVDETGNVVQPLHPPQAAHPDGFSPNMTPPAAELTPGARSVPVKEGTEELPPAKIQPKPAPAAADGGNGTPVGAVSGAVAHAAGTTAVAHTAASGAASGTGTAHPAARPQTGIQTGVSGSGATGTASSTPRPAGTSGANNVAGSPAAAVHHPPPAALPAGSPAAATHPTTLKSDSTTHVIVDGPEARPSHPNTGTPRPAGNQAAPNAEKPAQKPVHRGPVLVPDDGSRPPQEQKPATPQRRGV from the coding sequence ATGGAATCTTTTTTCACCCGATATAAGAACGCCCTCGTCCTCCTGCTGGTGCTGGTGGTGCAGCTGCTCGCCCTGGCGGTGCAGGTCAAGCGTCCCCAGAGCCTGGGCGGCACTACGGACTCCGGCGACCCGCGCGCGGTGAGCATGCTGCGCTATGCCGTGGTTACGGTCATCACGCCTCCGGAAAAGCTGCTGCGCAATTTTGGCGGATGGATCGAAGGCATCTGGCTGGGCTACATCGACCTGATCCACGTCCGCCGCGATAACGCCGATCTGCACGGTGAGATCGAGCGCCTGCGCCTGGAGCAGGCCAGCGTGGCCGAGGATGCAAAGCAGGCACAGCGCCTGCAGGCCCTGCTCGGCTTCAAGGAAAAGTACATCTATAAGACTGTCCCCGCGCAGGTGGTGGGCAGCTCGGGTACCGAGCAGTCGGGCATCGTTTATATCGACAAGGGCTCGGACGACGGCATCGAGCCGGACATGCCGGTGGTGACGCAGGATGGCATCGTCGGCCGGATCAAGGAAGTCTTCCCCTCGACCAGCCAGCTCATGCTCATCTCGGATTCAACCAGCGGCGTTGGCGTGATCCTCGAAACCACGCGCATTCGCGGCGTGCTCAAGGGCGCGCCGTTTGGCGGTGTTCAGGTGGTGAATGTCTCGCCCGATGAGCGCATCAAGGCCGGCGAAACGATTCTCACCAGCGGAGGCGACCAGATTTTCCCGCGTGGCCTGCCGGTGGGCACGGTCGTAAAGATGCAGCCCGACCCGGATCGCGATCCGTTACAGGATGTGATCGTGAAGCCGGCAGCACATCTCTCCGAGCTGGAAGAGGTGTTGATCATCACGAATATGGGGGATGCTGCTTCGGCGCAGGAGGCCAAGGATCTGGCCGAGAGCGAGGCCGAGGGTGTGGCGGCTCAGAAGCGGGCCTCGGACATTCTTTCCGAGCGTTTGCCGAACCGCATCGATCAGGGTGCGCCCTCCGACACCAATCCGGACAGCAATGTGGATGAGACAGGCAATGTCGTTCAGCCGCTGCATCCTCCGCAGGCTGCGCATCCCGATGGATTCAGCCCGAATATGACGCCGCCGGCTGCAGAGCTGACGCCTGGCGCACGCTCCGTGCCGGTGAAGGAAGGGACCGAAGAGCTGCCTCCGGCAAAGATTCAGCCGAAACCTGCGCCTGCCGCTGCGGACGGGGGAAATGGGACGCCTGTGGGCGCAGTTTCCGGTGCGGTGGCACATGCGGCCGGTACGACGGCTGTCGCCCATACGGCAGCTTCGGGCGCTGCTTCCGGCACAGGTACGGCTCACCCGGCGGCACGGCCTCAGACCGGGATACAGACCGGGGTATCGGGCAGTGGTGCGACCGGAACAGCTTCTTCTACGCCGCGGCCTGCCGGAACGTCCGGAGCCAATAATGTGGCGGGCTCACCGGCAGCTGCCGTGCATCATCCTCCTCCGGCTGCTTTGCCGGCCGGCAGCCCGGCTGCGGCTACACATCCGACGACGCTCAAATCCGATTCCACCACGCATGTCATTGTGGATGGTCCGGAGGCGCGTCCCTCTCATCCGAATACGGGTACTCCGCGTCCGGCCGGCAACCAGGCGGCTCCGAATGCCGAAAAGCCTGCGCAGAAGCCCGTCCATCGCGGTCCTGTCCTGGTGCCGGATGATGGCAGCCGTCCTCCGCAGGAACAGAAACCGGCCACACCGCAGAGAAGGGGAGTCTAG
- a CDS encoding Rne/Rng family ribonuclease has product MSKEICISSTPHETRLAILENDELTEIYYERENEYTLAGSIYKGKVTRVLPGMQSAFVDIGLERDAFLYVTDFLEEQDGGAEFDRVGGSQQGRRESRNESRSESRSESREEGQESRGEQREGRGGGRRERNEGRNRQPQQEIVLEPQASQPVSAPESEDGEESPSGTRRWRGRRGRRRGGFRSREEQGEQTAAPGEITAIEIESPEAVAESIESETVILPEHGAPGGTPASNRILLPGESLGKYGMTPPAPKAEDKAETKAAPAFKVNYVAPKPSTLIETEITWDGGLLLPGESRSVRRAAPQAEVPVTAETPVTAEEHVTAEEHQEIAQEADQIAHEALHAIPVTDFEVAGQDADYVAVAPAEAVAEPAVEEAAEEEKAAAPVVAEAPAAEEVVIEHELEEETHEFEPESGSASYRVDPAAPSEFRISSPDEAAAEEEHVAAEPELHAEIEAAHEELETEEVEYVEHETGAVAVAPVETAEPAIEIEYQDAEYEAEAAEVHTHEHHVHEHDEHPHEAAADAAHEAAEAAAQTPFGFTPGAGVLEEEVIDDEEFDFEPIHAHHDEHDAEELEEETLEQSGSEIGDMVRDTHLAQRLSDEPGAEEEEGEEAEYGEIAIDEEEGEDDEEEGEEPQADAAAPEQGGERSRDGERRGRRDGRRGRGRQSGGNAGRGGRHGRGRQSMQTTDLPIITDLLKQGQEILVQIAKEPIAKKGARITSHIALPGRFLVFMPTVNHVGVSRKISSDEERQRLKRILISEKGEATGGFIVRTAADGASEEELRADLRFLISLWTEIKSREEASKAPALIYHDLNLVERVLRDQVSDNFSTIWVDNEVEYERIVRFLNRFQPSLVRRVKLYSKETPLFEQFGIQDEITKALKSKVWLKSGGSIVINQTEALVAIDINTGKYVGKTARLEDTILKTNLDAIPEIVRQIRLRDLGGIIVIDFIDMDERKNRHKVMAALEEALKADRAPSKVLQFNDFGLVAITRKRVKQSLERTLSVPCNICTGTGMVKSPTTVANEIYIELRKMHKHFERGDVMLRVHPEVVKTLKAGNAKWINEMEELIGRTIIIKSDPALHPEQFDIH; this is encoded by the coding sequence ATGTCAAAGGAAATTTGCATTTCGAGCACGCCGCATGAGACGCGGCTGGCGATTCTCGAAAACGACGAACTCACCGAAATTTATTACGAGCGCGAGAACGAATACACCCTCGCAGGATCCATTTACAAAGGCAAGGTAACGCGCGTGCTTCCAGGCATGCAGTCGGCATTTGTCGACATCGGCCTGGAACGCGATGCCTTCCTCTATGTCACCGACTTCCTCGAGGAGCAGGATGGTGGCGCGGAGTTCGACCGCGTCGGCGGCAGCCAGCAGGGACGCCGCGAATCCCGGAATGAGTCCCGGAGCGAATCCAGGAGCGAGTCCCGCGAAGAAGGCCAGGAGTCCCGCGGTGAGCAGCGAGAGGGTCGTGGCGGCGGACGCCGCGAACGGAATGAAGGCCGCAACCGCCAGCCTCAGCAGGAAATTGTTCTGGAACCACAGGCCTCTCAGCCTGTCTCCGCGCCGGAAAGCGAAGACGGTGAGGAATCGCCGTCCGGCACGCGCCGCTGGCGTGGCCGTCGCGGCCGCCGCCGTGGCGGGTTCCGCAGCCGCGAAGAGCAGGGCGAGCAGACGGCTGCGCCAGGTGAAATTACGGCCATCGAGATCGAGTCGCCCGAGGCTGTAGCGGAGTCGATCGAGTCCGAGACCGTGATCCTGCCCGAGCATGGCGCTCCTGGCGGCACTCCGGCCAGCAACCGCATTCTGCTGCCCGGCGAATCGCTCGGGAAGTACGGCATGACGCCTCCGGCTCCCAAGGCAGAAGACAAAGCCGAGACCAAGGCCGCACCGGCATTCAAGGTCAATTATGTTGCGCCCAAGCCCTCGACGCTGATCGAGACCGAGATCACCTGGGACGGCGGCCTGCTGCTGCCCGGTGAGTCGCGCTCGGTACGCCGCGCTGCGCCGCAGGCAGAAGTTCCGGTTACGGCCGAGACCCCGGTTACCGCAGAAGAGCATGTCACGGCAGAAGAGCATCAGGAGATTGCGCAGGAAGCCGACCAGATTGCCCACGAGGCTCTGCACGCCATTCCGGTCACAGATTTCGAAGTAGCCGGGCAGGATGCGGACTATGTGGCCGTGGCTCCGGCAGAAGCGGTCGCCGAGCCGGCGGTGGAAGAGGCCGCGGAAGAAGAGAAGGCGGCTGCGCCGGTTGTGGCGGAAGCCCCTGCCGCAGAAGAAGTTGTGATCGAGCATGAGCTCGAAGAAGAGACCCACGAATTCGAGCCGGAGAGCGGTTCGGCGTCGTATCGTGTCGATCCGGCTGCTCCGAGCGAGTTCCGCATTTCGAGCCCCGACGAGGCCGCAGCCGAGGAAGAGCACGTGGCGGCCGAGCCCGAGCTGCACGCAGAGATCGAAGCGGCACACGAGGAGCTCGAGACCGAAGAAGTGGAGTACGTCGAGCATGAGACGGGGGCTGTTGCCGTCGCTCCGGTTGAGACGGCCGAGCCGGCGATCGAGATCGAGTACCAGGATGCGGAGTATGAGGCGGAAGCTGCCGAGGTGCACACGCATGAGCACCATGTTCATGAGCATGACGAGCATCCGCACGAGGCGGCTGCCGATGCTGCCCACGAGGCCGCCGAGGCTGCTGCGCAGACACCCTTCGGATTCACGCCGGGCGCTGGCGTGCTCGAAGAAGAGGTGATCGACGACGAGGAGTTCGACTTCGAGCCGATTCATGCGCACCACGATGAGCACGATGCCGAGGAGCTCGAAGAAGAGACCCTCGAGCAGTCGGGTTCCGAAATCGGCGACATGGTTCGCGACACCCACCTCGCCCAGCGGCTCTCAGACGAGCCGGGCGCGGAAGAAGAGGAAGGCGAAGAGGCGGAGTACGGGGAAATCGCCATCGACGAAGAAGAGGGCGAGGACGACGAAGAAGAAGGCGAAGAGCCGCAGGCCGATGCCGCTGCCCCTGAGCAGGGTGGCGAGCGCAGCCGGGATGGCGAGCGCCGTGGCCGCCGCGATGGCCGCCGTGGACGTGGCCGCCAGTCGGGCGGCAATGCCGGCCGCGGTGGGCGTCATGGACGCGGACGCCAGTCCATGCAGACCACCGATCTGCCGATCATCACCGACCTGCTGAAGCAGGGACAGGAGATTCTGGTCCAGATCGCCAAGGAGCCGATCGCCAAGAAGGGCGCGCGCATCACCAGCCACATCGCGCTCCCCGGGCGCTTCCTGGTCTTCATGCCGACGGTCAACCACGTCGGTGTTTCGCGCAAGATCTCCTCCGATGAAGAGCGCCAGCGCCTGAAGCGGATTCTGATCAGCGAGAAGGGCGAAGCGACGGGCGGATTCATCGTGCGCACTGCCGCCGATGGCGCCAGCGAAGAAGAGCTCCGCGCCGATCTGCGCTTCCTGATCAGCCTGTGGACCGAGATCAAGTCACGCGAAGAGGCCAGCAAGGCTCCCGCGCTGATCTACCACGACCTCAACCTTGTCGAGCGCGTGCTGCGCGACCAGGTGAGCGACAACTTCTCGACCATCTGGGTCGACAACGAAGTCGAATACGAGCGCATTGTCCGCTTCCTGAACCGCTTCCAGCCTTCTCTGGTGCGCCGCGTGAAGCTCTACTCCAAGGAAACGCCGCTGTTCGAGCAGTTCGGCATCCAGGACGAGATCACCAAGGCCCTCAAGTCGAAGGTATGGCTCAAGTCCGGCGGCTCGATCGTCATCAACCAGACCGAAGCGCTGGTGGCCATCGACATCAACACCGGCAAGTACGTGGGCAAGACGGCGCGCCTCGAGGACACCATCCTCAAGACGAACCTCGATGCGATTCCGGAGATCGTTCGCCAGATTCGCCTGCGTGACCTGGGCGGCATCATTGTGATCGACTTCATCGACATGGACGAGCGCAAGAACCGCCACAAGGTGATGGCCGCGCTCGAAGAGGCCCTCAAGGCCGACCGTGCCCCGTCCAAGGTGCTGCAGTTTAACGACTTCGGCCTGGTGGCGATCACCCGTAAGCGCGTCAAGCAGTCGCTCGAGCGCACCCTCAGCGTGCCCTGCAACATCTGCACCGGCACCGGCATGGTGAAGAGCCCGACGACGGTGGCCAACGAGATCTACATCGAGCTGCGCAAGATGCACAAGCACTTCGAGCGCGGCGATGTGATGCTGCGCGTGCATCCCGAGGTGGTGAAGACGCTCAAGGCCGGTAATGCCAAGTGGATCAATGAGATGGAAGAGCTCATTGGACGGACGATCATCATCAAGTCCGACCCGGCGCTCCACCCCGAGCAGTTCGACATCCACTAA
- the mreD gene encoding rod shape-determining protein MreD has product MALMASTRREADERTLPVYLYVLLPLLAIGIQSLATLHFARFGMLDLPLLVVIYFATARRNAIGATVGGMVIGILQDALTQQPIGVFGICKAFIGYLAASLGSRIDTEAHGSRLMLTFCFVLLHNGIDWVLMRHMLARPVGWNWVVELLSAAINALIAVVLFALLDRTRARE; this is encoded by the coding sequence ATGGCTCTGATGGCCTCAACACGACGGGAAGCCGACGAACGGACACTGCCGGTCTATCTTTATGTGCTGCTGCCGCTGCTGGCGATCGGTATTCAGTCGCTGGCTACGCTGCACTTTGCCCGTTTCGGCATGCTCGACCTGCCGCTGCTGGTGGTGATCTATTTCGCCACCGCGCGGCGCAATGCCATCGGGGCTACGGTGGGAGGCATGGTCATCGGCATCCTGCAGGATGCGCTGACTCAGCAGCCCATCGGTGTCTTTGGCATCTGCAAGGCGTTTATTGGTTACCTGGCGGCCTCGCTTGGCTCGCGCATCGATACCGAGGCGCACGGCAGCCGGTTGATGCTGACCTTCTGCTTCGTGCTGCTGCATAACGGCATCGACTGGGTGCTGATGCGCCACATGCTGGCCCGGCCTGTGGGCTGGAACTGGGTTGTCGAGCTGTTGAGCGCGGCCATCAATGCGCTGATCGCCGTGGTTCTCTTCGCGCTTCTGGATCGTACGAGGGCACGCGAGTGA
- a CDS encoding rod shape-determining protein, producing the protein MSSNGFQSRSSRAHGVRSLFSVFSSDLAIDLGTANTLVYAANKGIVVNEPSIVAINKNTGEVEAVGKEAKEMLGRTPGNIVAIKPMKDGVIADFKVTEKMLNYFIQKAHNRKMMVHPRIVIGVPSEITQVEKRAVEDSAYRAKASEVFLVEQAMVAAIGAGLPITEPSGNMVVDIGGGTTDIAVISLSGIVYSRSVRMAGNQMDESIMNYLKRKYNLLIGERTAEQIKIEIGSAYPLEKPLTMEIKGRNLIEGVPKTITIEDSEIREALGESIATIMNAIRVALERTPPELSADISDRGIVLTGGGALIKNLDKRIREETGLPVSIADDPLASVVLGTGKMLSDFRLLRKIKID; encoded by the coding sequence ATGTCATCGAATGGTTTTCAGTCGCGTTCTTCGCGGGCACACGGTGTGCGCTCGCTGTTCAGTGTTTTCTCCAGTGACCTCGCCATTGATCTGGGCACGGCCAACACCCTGGTCTATGCGGCCAACAAGGGTATTGTCGTCAACGAGCCCTCGATCGTAGCTATCAACAAGAACACCGGTGAGGTCGAGGCTGTCGGCAAGGAAGCCAAGGAGATGCTGGGCCGCACCCCGGGCAACATCGTGGCCATCAAGCCGATGAAGGACGGCGTCATCGCCGACTTCAAGGTCACCGAGAAAATGCTGAACTACTTCATCCAGAAGGCCCACAACCGCAAGATGATGGTGCATCCGCGCATCGTGATCGGCGTGCCTTCGGAGATCACCCAGGTGGAAAAGCGCGCGGTCGAAGACTCGGCCTACCGCGCCAAGGCGAGCGAGGTGTTCCTCGTTGAGCAGGCCATGGTCGCCGCCATCGGCGCGGGTCTGCCCATCACCGAGCCCTCGGGCAACATGGTGGTCGATATCGGCGGTGGTACCACCGACATCGCGGTGATCTCGCTCTCCGGCATCGTCTACTCGCGCTCGGTCCGCATGGCCGGCAACCAGATGGACGAGTCTATCATGAACTACCTGAAGCGGAAATATAACCTGCTCATCGGTGAGCGCACCGCCGAGCAGATCAAGATCGAGATCGGCTCCGCCTATCCGCTCGAGAAGCCGCTGACCATGGAGATCAAGGGCCGCAACCTCATCGAGGGCGTGCCGAAGACCATCACCATCGAGGACTCGGAAATCCGCGAGGCGCTGGGCGAGTCGATTGCCACGATCATGAACGCCATTCGCGTAGCGCTGGAACGCACCCCGCCCGAGCTTTCGGCCGACATCAGCGATCGCGGCATCGTGCTGACCGGAGGCGGCGCGCTCATCAAGAATCTCGACAAGCGCATCCGCGAGGAAACCGGGCTGCCGGTTTCGATCGCCGACGACCCGCTGGCCAGTGTTGTGCTTGGTACCGGCAAGATGCTGAGCGACTTCCGCCTGCTGCGCAAGATCAAGATCGACTAG